In Granulicatella elegans, one genomic interval encodes:
- the lysS gene encoding lysine--tRNA ligase: MSNEVEVQETLNDQLQVRREKMHQLREKGVEPFSTGFKQKQSTEEIHQQFEGATKESLAEQEEVTVQIAGRIMTKRGKGKAGFAHIQDGKGQLQIYVRKDVVGDEAYELFDKADLGDIVGVVGTVMVTNTGELSVKANQFVHLTKALRPLPDKYHGLTNVEQQYRQRYLDLISNRDSMDRFVTRSKIIREIRHYLDSRDYLEVETPVLHTLAGGANARPFITHHNALDMELYMRIAPELHLKRLVVGGMERVYEIGRVFRNEGIDTTHNPEFTSIEIYTAYTDYQDVMDLTEGIVSSVAQEVLGKTKVLYGEYEVELKAPWKRVHMVDAIKEVTGVDFWVEMTDEEARAIAKEKGVKVEDSMTYGHVVNEFFETFVEETLIQPTFIYGHPVAVSPLARKNDEDPRFTDRFECFICTKEYANGFTELTDPIDQRERFMKQVEEKETGNDEAHPLDEDFVQALEYGLSPTGGVGIGIDRLVMLLTNSQSIRNVLLFPTMKPIGLEKAENGGLSKETYETYDKLTTEEIDLSKVKVEPLFEDMVDFETFSKSDFRVVKVKNCEEVPKSKKLLKFTLDDGSEKERVILSGIKEYYSAESLIGKTLLAICNLPPRKMMGIDSEGMIISAICEYDGEEKLNLIMLDDNIPAGAKLY, translated from the coding sequence ACAATCCACTGAAGAAATTCATCAACAATTTGAAGGTGCGACAAAAGAAAGTTTAGCTGAACAAGAAGAAGTGACAGTTCAAATCGCAGGTCGTATTATGACAAAACGTGGAAAAGGTAAAGCAGGTTTTGCTCATATTCAAGATGGTAAAGGACAATTACAAATTTATGTTCGTAAGGATGTTGTTGGAGACGAAGCTTATGAATTATTTGATAAAGCTGACTTAGGAGATATCGTTGGTGTTGTAGGAACAGTTATGGTGACAAACACTGGTGAATTATCTGTTAAAGCAAATCAATTTGTTCATTTAACAAAAGCTTTACGTCCATTACCGGATAAATATCATGGATTAACAAATGTAGAGCAACAATATCGTCAACGTTACTTAGATTTAATTAGTAACCGTGACAGTATGGATCGTTTCGTAACACGTAGTAAAATTATCCGTGAAATTCGTCATTACTTAGATTCTCGTGATTACTTAGAAGTGGAAACACCAGTATTACATACATTAGCTGGTGGTGCGAACGCTCGTCCATTTATAACTCATCACAATGCTTTAGATATGGAATTATACATGCGTATTGCTCCAGAGTTACACTTAAAACGCTTAGTAGTAGGTGGTATGGAACGTGTGTATGAAATCGGTCGTGTATTCCGTAATGAAGGAATTGATACAACACACAACCCTGAGTTTACATCAATCGAAATCTATACTGCTTATACTGACTATCAAGATGTTATGGACTTAACAGAAGGAATCGTATCAAGCGTTGCGCAAGAAGTATTAGGAAAAACAAAAGTTCTTTATGGGGAATATGAAGTGGAATTAAAAGCTCCTTGGAAGAGAGTTCATATGGTAGATGCCATTAAAGAAGTAACAGGAGTAGACTTCTGGGTAGAAATGACAGATGAAGAAGCTCGTGCGATTGCTAAAGAAAAAGGTGTGAAAGTTGAAGACTCAATGACTTATGGTCATGTAGTGAATGAATTCTTCGAAACATTTGTAGAAGAAACATTAATTCAACCAACATTTATTTATGGACATCCAGTAGCAGTGTCTCCACTTGCTCGTAAAAATGATGAAGACCCACGCTTCACAGATCGTTTCGAATGCTTCATTTGTACAAAAGAATATGCAAATGGATTTACAGAGTTAACAGACCCAATCGATCAACGTGAACGTTTCATGAAACAAGTAGAAGAAAAAGAAACTGGTAACGATGAAGCTCATCCATTAGATGAAGATTTTGTACAAGCATTAGAATATGGATTATCTCCAACTGGTGGGGTAGGTATCGGTATTGACCGTTTAGTCATGTTACTAACAAATAGCCAATCAATCCGTAACGTATTATTATTCCCAACAATGAAGCCAATAGGCTTAGAAAAGGCAGAAAATGGGGGTTTGTCAAAAGAAACTTACGAAACTTACGACAAACTTACGACAGAAGAAATTGACCTTTCAAAAGTGAAAGTTGAACCATTATTTGAAGATATGGTAGACTTTGAAACTTTCTCAAAATCTGATTTTAGAGTTGTAAAAGTTAAGAACTGCGAAGAAGTTCCAAAGTCAAAAAAACTTTTGAAATTTACATTAGATGATGGTTCTGAAAAAGAAAGAGTTATTTTATCTGGTATTAAGGAATATTACAGCGCAGAGAGCTTAATTGGAAAGACACTACTTGCGATTTGTAATCTTCCTCCTCGTAAGATGATGGGAATCGACTCAGAAGGTATGATTATATCTGCAATTTGTGAGTACGACGGAGAAGAAAAACTTAACTTAATAATGTTGGATGATAATATCCCAGCAGGAGCAAAATTATATTAA
- a CDS encoding CD1845 family protein yields MRWIIRIILLPIRLVLSLLIAFLTFILSLSTALLSVVSTLIFIIGLASIFQGDKQIVIEALILAFLFSPFGLPKLGIYVIGLLELLNYTIKSI; encoded by the coding sequence ATGAGATGGATAATTAGAATAATTTTATTACCGATAAGATTAGTGTTGAGTTTGCTCATAGCTTTTTTAACCTTCATATTAAGTTTGAGTACTGCGTTGTTAAGCGTAGTTTCTACTTTGATTTTTATAATTGGATTAGCTAGCATATTTCAAGGAGACAAGCAAATTGTAATTGAAGCACTAATATTAGCATTTTTATTTAGTCCATTTGGATTACCTAAATTAGGTATATATGTTATTGGATTATTAGAATTATTAAACTATACAATAAAATCAATTTGA
- a CDS encoding replication initiator protein A produces the protein MNFDYFYNRQSEMYNFIRLPMVLMKDEIFESISIEAKVLYSYMLNRMGLSYKNGWIDEDGKVFIYYTIESIKDQFNCASEKANKLIAELDIKSGIGLIEKKRQGLGKPNRIYVKDFMSIFNNMELKNQEVRKTKFQKFDNRNSRDSNIESQDFRKSESNYNNISNNELRNNDFSKGQKPYGIYKNIFLTDEEYKDLTNELGSRISEYIDRLSSYMKANDRVYQDHKATIINWYLNDQAKNINDNTTRKMNYDIGESL, from the coding sequence ATGAATTTTGATTATTTTTATAATAGGCAATCTGAGATGTATAACTTCATTAGGTTACCTATGGTATTAATGAAAGATGAGATTTTCGAGAGCATTTCTATTGAAGCTAAAGTTTTGTATTCATATATGCTTAATCGAATGGGTCTTTCATATAAAAATGGTTGGATAGATGAAGATGGAAAAGTCTTTATTTACTACACAATAGAAAGTATAAAAGATCAATTTAATTGTGCAAGTGAAAAAGCAAATAAATTAATAGCTGAACTTGATATTAAATCAGGAATAGGACTGATTGAAAAGAAAAGACAAGGACTTGGAAAGCCTAATAGAATCTATGTTAAAGACTTTATGAGCATATTTAATAATATGGAATTAAAAAATCAAGAAGTTCGAAAAACAAAATTTCAGAAGTTCGATAATCGAAATTCAAGAGATTCGAATATCGAAAGTCAAGATTTTCGAAAATCGGAAAGTAACTATAACAATATTAGTAATAATGAGTTAAGAAATAATGATTTTAGTAAAGGGCAAAAGCCTTATGGAATATATAAAAATATATTTTTGACTGATGAAGAATACAAGGACTTAACAAATGAGTTAGGAAGTAGAATTAGTGAATATATTGATAGGTTGTCGTCGTATATGAAAGCAAATGACAGAGTCTATCAAGATCACAAGGCAACCATAATCAATTGGTATCTTAATGATCAGGCAAAAAACATTAATGATAATACAACAAGGAAAATGAATTACGATATAGGAGAGAGTTTATGA
- a CDS encoding ATP-binding protein → MKSLKDFVLRKNDIERNGHIYCKSCGKRVDGELVDLGFTKFIPRIKCECEIKRDKENEERERLMKISSLKRDCFSSPLQHQYTFEKFLNEKGQAYKVAYNYAKSFEQMKEDNVGLLFYGDVGSGKTYLACSIANELIEREQVKVKIMNLSQVINQIQKSAFKLDSNEIISNLSNIPLLILDDLGIERDTSYAREQVYNIINSRYLKGRPTIFTTNLSLEIIQNPNIDLEYQRIYSRILEMTIPVKVTGEDFRRKIHQEKLRKYKELLLYGGGIDD, encoded by the coding sequence ATGAAAAGCTTAAAAGATTTTGTATTAAGAAAAAATGATATTGAAAGAAATGGACATATCTATTGTAAATCATGTGGTAAAAGAGTCGATGGAGAATTAGTTGACCTTGGATTTACAAAGTTTATTCCAAGAATTAAATGTGAATGTGAAATAAAAAGAGATAAGGAAAATGAAGAAAGAGAAAGACTGATGAAAATATCATCATTGAAAAGAGATTGCTTCTCATCGCCGCTCCAACACCAATATACTTTTGAGAAATTCTTAAATGAAAAAGGTCAAGCCTATAAGGTTGCCTATAATTATGCCAAAAGTTTTGAGCAAATGAAGGAAGACAATGTTGGACTTTTATTTTATGGAGATGTTGGCAGTGGAAAGACTTATCTTGCTTGTTCTATTGCAAATGAATTAATTGAAAGAGAACAAGTTAAAGTTAAGATTATGAATTTATCTCAAGTTATAAACCAAATACAAAAATCAGCATTTAAACTAGATTCAAATGAAATAATAAGTAACCTCTCTAATATTCCTTTGTTAATTTTAGATGACCTTGGAATTGAAAGGGATACATCTTATGCAAGAGAACAGGTATATAACATTATAAACTCAAGATACTTAAAGGGTAGGCCGACAATTTTTACTACAAACTTATCATTGGAAATTATTCAAAATCCTAATATTGACCTTGAGTATCAGAGGATATATTCAAGAATACTTGAAATGACAATACCAGTTAAAGTTACGGGAGAAGATTTTAGAAGAAAAATCCATCAAGAGAAGTTAAGAAAATACAAAGAGTTACTTTTATATGGAGGTGGAATAGATGATTAA
- a CDS encoding PcfB family protein gives MINEEVSRSSLNLEVRLAKATSKAILDALKKVHKQIEEQGGLKNVIKNNGEEVKLKDMVKKGQLEEINLKDPELKELKKILNKHGVKFSVMKDKETGNHSVFFQSKDIKVMEHAFKKAVKESERKADRKDSITKTINKFKDMAKDTISKDKVKNKHKEQSL, from the coding sequence ATGATTAATGAAGAAGTATCTAGGTCAAGTCTTAATCTTGAAGTAAGACTTGCAAAAGCAACAAGTAAAGCAATTCTTGATGCCTTAAAGAAAGTACACAAGCAAATAGAAGAACAAGGAGGCTTGAAAAATGTAATAAAAAATAACGGAGAAGAAGTAAAGCTAAAGGATATGGTTAAAAAGGGACAGTTAGAAGAAATTAATCTAAAAGATCCTGAGTTAAAAGAACTAAAGAAAATTTTAAATAAACACGGAGTTAAGTTTTCTGTTATGAAAGATAAGGAAACTGGTAACCACTCTGTGTTTTTTCAATCTAAGGATATAAAGGTAATGGAACATGCCTTTAAAAAAGCAGTTAAGGAATCTGAAAGAAAGGCCGATAGAAAAGATTCAATAACGAAGACAATAAATAAGTTTAAAGATATGGCTAAGGATACCATTAGCAAAGATAAGGTTAAAAATAAACATAAGGAGCAAAGCTTATGA
- a CDS encoding BRO family protein, with protein sequence MISNLKTFENKNFGKLTVIEKDGEFFFIANEVATMLGYVNPRKAVYDHVDEEDKGVTKWNTPGGIQNISIINESGLYSLILSSKLPQAKIFKAWVTREVLPSIRKNGGYIVGQEKKTNEDLLADAILVANRIIAEREEEIEELRPKADYYDKLVDYNLLTNFRNTAKELGIPQNQFISFLMDKGLIYRDKKKKLLPYADKNKGYFEVKEWIDPLGTLVGIQTFITPKGRHYLLILLDSEGFYDE encoded by the coding sequence ATGATAAGTAATTTAAAAACATTTGAAAATAAGAATTTTGGGAAACTCACTGTTATAGAAAAAGACGGTGAGTTTTTCTTTATAGCAAATGAAGTAGCAACTATGTTAGGATATGTCAATCCAAGAAAAGCTGTTTATGACCATGTAGATGAGGAAGATAAGGGTGTAACGAAATGGAACACCCCTGGAGGAATACAGAATATTTCAATAATTAACGAATCAGGATTGTATTCACTTATCCTCTCATCAAAACTACCACAAGCAAAAATATTCAAAGCTTGGGTAACTAGAGAAGTCTTACCAAGTATTAGAAAAAACGGAGGATATATAGTAGGGCAAGAAAAGAAAACTAATGAAGATCTACTTGCAGATGCAATTCTTGTAGCCAATAGAATTATTGCTGAAAGAGAAGAAGAAATTGAAGAATTAAGACCAAAGGCAGATTATTATGACAAATTAGTAGATTATAACCTACTTACAAACTTTAGAAATACTGCCAAAGAGTTAGGAATACCACAAAATCAATTTATAAGTTTTCTAATGGATAAGGGATTAATTTACAGAGATAAGAAAAAGAAACTCTTACCTTATGCAGATAAGAACAAGGGATATTTTGAAGTAAAAGAATGGATTGATCCACTAGGTACACTTGTAGGCATACAAACATTTATAACACCAAAGGGAAGACACTACCTACTAATTTTATTAGATAGTGAAGGTTTCTACGATGAATAA
- a CDS encoding VirD4-like conjugal transfer protein, CD1115 family: MNKILEAILSDIKYLIKIDNPKKFILANIPYLSFFYIGNIFSKHINSYVGGDIIDRIMVGISDIGTLSYIPSLNPRDLLVGISVAGLVKLIVYSKGKNKKKYRQGKEYGSARWGESKDIAPYIDPKFENNVLITNTERLTMNSRPKNPKYARNKNVLVIGGSGSGKTRFYVKPNLMQMHSSYVVTDPKGTLVLECGKMLYENGYDIKILNTINFKKSMKYNPFAYLRSEKDILKLVQTIIANTKGDGEKAGEDFWVKAEKLYYTALIGYIYYEAPEEEKNFKTLLDMIDASEVREDDETYMNPIDRLFEALEKKDPSHFAVKQYKKYKLAAGKTAKSILISCGARLAPFDIRELRELMSEDELELDKIGDRKTALFVIISDTDDTFNFVVSIMYSQLFNLLCDKADDVYGGRLPVHVRCLLDEFANIGLIPKFEKLIATIRSREISASIILQAQSQLKAIYKDHADTIVGNCDSTLFLGGKEKTTVKELSETLGKETIDLYNTSETRSNQKSFGLNYQKTGKELMSQDEITVMDGGKCIYQLRGVRPFLSDKFDITKHKNYKLLEDYDKKNLFDVEEYLTNRDKIKINRNSLITRL; this comes from the coding sequence ATGAATAAGATATTAGAAGCCATTCTTTCTGATATTAAATACTTAATTAAAATAGACAACCCAAAGAAATTTATATTAGCAAACATTCCTTATCTATCTTTCTTCTACATTGGAAATATCTTTTCTAAGCACATCAATTCTTATGTAGGAGGAGATATTATTGATAGAATAATGGTGGGAATTTCTGATATAGGAACTTTATCTTATATACCAAGCCTTAATCCAAGGGACTTGTTAGTAGGTATTTCAGTTGCTGGTCTTGTTAAGCTAATTGTTTATAGTAAAGGTAAAAATAAAAAGAAATATAGGCAAGGCAAGGAATATGGATCTGCAAGATGGGGAGAAAGCAAGGATATTGCTCCATACATTGACCCTAAGTTTGAAAATAATGTTCTCATAACTAATACCGAAAGACTTACAATGAACTCAAGACCTAAAAATCCTAAATATGCTAGAAATAAAAATGTATTAGTAATAGGTGGTTCTGGATCAGGTAAGACAAGATTTTATGTAAAGCCAAATCTAATGCAAATGCACTCTTCCTATGTAGTAACAGACCCTAAAGGCACACTTGTGTTAGAGTGTGGAAAAATGCTTTATGAAAATGGATACGATATAAAGATATTAAACACAATAAACTTCAAAAAGTCCATGAAATACAATCCCTTTGCATACTTGAGAAGTGAAAAAGATATTTTAAAGCTTGTCCAAACAATTATTGCCAACACCAAGGGAGATGGAGAAAAGGCAGGAGAAGATTTTTGGGTAAAGGCTGAAAAGTTATATTACACTGCTCTTATTGGGTATATTTATTATGAAGCACCTGAAGAAGAAAAGAACTTTAAGACACTTTTGGATATGATTGACGCAAGTGAAGTTAGAGAAGATGACGAAACCTATATGAACCCAATTGATAGGCTCTTTGAAGCTCTTGAAAAGAAAGACCCAAGTCATTTTGCAGTTAAGCAATACAAGAAATATAAGCTGGCAGCAGGAAAAACTGCCAAGTCAATTCTAATATCTTGTGGAGCAAGACTTGCACCTTTTGACATAAGAGAGCTTAGAGAACTAATGAGTGAAGACGAACTAGAACTTGATAAAATTGGAGATAGGAAAACTGCCTTGTTCGTAATAATATCAGATACTGATGATACCTTTAATTTTGTAGTATCAATAATGTATTCCCAATTATTTAATCTCCTATGTGATAAGGCAGATGATGTGTATGGTGGAAGACTTCCAGTTCATGTTAGGTGTCTACTTGATGAGTTTGCAAATATTGGTTTGATTCCTAAATTTGAAAAACTGATTGCGACAATTCGTTCAAGAGAAATATCAGCAAGCATAATACTGCAAGCACAATCTCAATTAAAAGCAATTTACAAAGACCATGCAGATACAATAGTTGGTAACTGTGACTCAACACTCTTTCTAGGAGGAAAAGAAAAAACAACAGTAAAAGAGTTATCTGAAACCTTAGGAAAAGAAACCATAGACCTATATAACACATCAGAAACAAGATCAAACCAGAAATCTTTTGGTCTAAATTACCAAAAAACTGGGAAGGAACTTATGAGCCAAGATGAAATAACTGTAATGGATGGTGGTAAGTGTATTTATCAGTTAAGAGGAGTAAGACCTTTCTTGTCTGATAAATTTGATATTACAAAGCATAAGAATTACAAGTTGTTGGAAGATTATGATAAGAAGAACTTGTTTGATGTGGAAGAGTATTTAACAAATAGAGATAAAATAAAAATAAACAGGAACAGTTTGATTACAAGATTATGA
- a CDS encoding ClbS/DfsB family four-helix bundle protein: protein MRSYESKEELKNEIKKTFGKYISEFDNIPEELKDKRVDQVDRTPAENLAYQVGWTTLVLKWEEDEKKGIEVKTPSDKFKWNQLGELYQWFTDTYAHKSLKELKEQLSQNIEDIYSLIDNLTEEELFKPHMRKWADEATKTATWEVYKFIHVNTVAPFGTFRTKIRKWKKLNNFVNVIK, encoded by the coding sequence ATGAGGTCTTATGAAAGTAAGGAAGAATTAAAAAATGAGATAAAGAAAACTTTTGGAAAATATATTTCAGAGTTTGATAATATCCCAGAAGAATTAAAAGATAAAAGAGTAGATCAAGTTGATAGGACACCAGCTGAAAATCTTGCCTATCAAGTAGGTTGGACAACTTTAGTTTTGAAATGGGAAGAAGATGAAAAAAAGGGAATTGAGGTTAAAACGCCATCTGACAAATTTAAGTGGAATCAACTTGGAGAATTGTATCAATGGTTTACAGATACCTATGCTCATAAATCGTTAAAGGAATTAAAAGAACAACTATCACAGAATATAGAAGATATTTACTCTTTGATAGATAATCTTACAGAGGAAGAATTATTTAAACCACATATGAGAAAATGGGCAGATGAAGCAACAAAAACTGCAACTTGGGAAGTATATAAATTTATCCATGTAAATACAGTAGCACCATTTGGAACATTTAGGACTAAGATTAGAAAATGGAAAAAACTTAATAATTTTGTGAATGTAATTAAATAA
- the ltrA gene encoding group II intron reverse transcriptase/maturase: MSTSKQTLKQSKIRYTEYYDLQKVLDDLYEDSGNNKVFSNLMELITSRENIKLAYRSIKGNKGSHTAGVDGRTIKHLSRLNEEEYISLIQKQFHWYKPRPVKRVEILKPNGKIRPLGIPTIVDRIVQQCILQILEPICEAKFHDSSYGFRPNRSTEHAIAECARLMQIQHLHYVVDIDIQGFFDNVYHAKLIRQLWNLGIQDKKLLCIIKEMLKADIVMPDKKVITPTKGTPQGGILSPLLSNVVLNELDWWVSSQWLTMPTHYPYKQRTNSQGTEIKSHTYRALRTSNLKEIYIVRYADDFKIFCRNYYDAKRTYQAVTKWLQDRLKLNVSEEKSKITNLKQRYSEFLGFKLKVKPKGKKFVVQSHISDKALKNAKEDISKCVADIKRPANEKEQYKAIAKYNATVSGLHNYYQIATNVSLDFAKIAFHIKKQMNNRLDIKTSGTLNKGFIKAKYGKSKQLRFLNGHPLIPVGYIRTKDAKHKKKIVNKYTVKGRAFIHKNLQIDVDTLVWLMRHPVLDKSIEFADNRISLFAAQYGRCGVTGVKLIPNDIHCHHKIPLEQGGTDSYSNLILVTEAVHILIHATKVDTIQKYIKELGLTVKQIEKCNKLRKMAELPLI, encoded by the coding sequence GTGTCCACTTCGAAACAAACACTGAAACAAAGCAAAATCCGTTATACGGAATACTATGACTTGCAAAAAGTCCTTGATGATTTATATGAAGATAGCGGTAATAATAAAGTATTTTCAAATTTAATGGAGTTGATAACTTCAAGAGAAAATATTAAACTTGCCTATCGTAGTATAAAAGGGAACAAAGGAAGTCATACAGCCGGAGTAGATGGCAGAACAATAAAACATCTATCAAGGCTAAATGAAGAAGAATACATTTCTCTCATACAAAAACAGTTTCATTGGTATAAACCACGCCCTGTAAAGAGAGTGGAGATACTAAAGCCTAATGGGAAAATAAGACCTTTAGGAATACCGACTATTGTAGACAGAATTGTACAACAATGTATCTTGCAAATATTAGAGCCGATATGTGAAGCCAAGTTTCATGACAGTTCCTATGGGTTTCGACCTAACAGGAGTACGGAACACGCTATTGCAGAATGTGCAAGACTAATGCAGATACAGCACTTACACTATGTAGTCGATATTGATATACAAGGATTTTTCGATAACGTATATCATGCAAAGCTCATAAGGCAGCTTTGGAATTTAGGAATCCAAGACAAAAAGTTACTTTGTATCATTAAGGAAATGCTTAAAGCAGACATAGTTATGCCCGATAAAAAGGTAATTACACCAACAAAGGGAACACCACAAGGCGGAATATTATCACCGCTACTATCTAATGTAGTCTTGAACGAATTAGATTGGTGGGTTTCATCTCAATGGCTGACAATGCCTACGCATTATCCATATAAACAGAGAACGAACAGTCAAGGAACAGAGATAAAAAGCCATACTTACAGAGCTTTAAGAACAAGCAACCTAAAAGAAATATACATTGTAAGGTATGCTGATGATTTTAAGATATTTTGCCGTAATTACTACGATGCAAAAAGAACCTATCAGGCAGTTACAAAATGGTTGCAAGACCGATTAAAACTAAATGTGAGTGAAGAAAAATCTAAAATAACAAATCTAAAACAAAGGTATTCGGAGTTCTTAGGATTTAAGCTTAAGGTTAAACCAAAAGGCAAAAAGTTTGTTGTACAGTCGCATATAAGTGATAAGGCACTGAAAAATGCAAAAGAAGATATTTCTAAATGTGTTGCGGATATAAAAAGACCTGCAAACGAAAAGGAACAGTACAAAGCAATAGCCAAGTATAATGCCACTGTTTCAGGCTTGCATAATTACTACCAAATAGCAACAAATGTAAGTTTGGACTTTGCTAAAATAGCCTTTCACATTAAAAAGCAGATGAACAACAGACTTGATATTAAAACCAGTGGAACGCTAAACAAAGGATTTATCAAAGCAAAATATGGAAAAAGTAAACAGCTTCGCTTCCTTAATGGACATCCGCTAATTCCAGTTGGATATATTAGGACAAAGGACGCAAAACACAAGAAAAAGATTGTAAATAAATACACTGTAAAGGGCAGAGCTTTTATTCATAAAAATCTGCAAATTGATGTAGATACACTTGTTTGGTTGATGAGACATCCTGTGCTTGATAAAAGCATAGAGTTTGCAGACAACAGAATCTCGCTCTTTGCAGCTCAATATGGCAGATGTGGAGTAACAGGTGTAAAACTTATACCAAACGACATACATTGCCATCACAAGATACCGCTTGAACAAGGCGGTACAGACAGTTACAGCAACTTAATTCTTGTTACAGAAGCAGTTCATATACTCATCCATGCAACAAAAGTAGATACAATCCAAAAATATATAAAAGAGCTTGGGTTAACAGTCAAGCAGATTGAGAAATGTAATAAGCTTAGAAAAATGGCAGAATTGCCACTAATTTAG
- a CDS encoding helix-turn-helix domain-containing protein, producing MALNYKPLWIQLAKKGLKKTDVIAMAGLTTNVMAQMGKDKPITFKNLERICKALSCTPNDIISFEDEF from the coding sequence ATGGCACTAAACTATAAACCATTATGGATACAGTTGGCAAAAAAAGGATTAAAAAAAACAGATGTAATAGCTATGGCAGGACTAACAACAAATGTTATGGCACAAATGGGCAAGGATAAACCAATTACATTTAAAAATTTAGAAAGAATATGTAAGGCTCTATCTTGCACTCCTAATGATATTATTAGTTTTGAAGATGAATTTTAA
- a CDS encoding BlaI/MecI/CopY family transcriptional regulator, with amino-acid sequence MEFSDGELLVMEELWKGDVLDENGEIQALELSKVLMERHNISKTSCYTFFGRLVEKGAIARRYPKYTIRVLVSREDALLNKQKEAFHKLFKGSLLNICKTFLQNEEVTKEEIEEMKKLIASFDEEEEDQEEKKDDTKSN; translated from the coding sequence TTGGAATTTTCAGATGGAGAACTACTAGTAATGGAAGAGTTGTGGAAGGGCGATGTATTAGATGAAAATGGAGAAATCCAAGCCTTAGAATTATCTAAAGTATTGATGGAAAGGCACAATATAAGCAAAACATCTTGCTACACATTTTTTGGAAGATTAGTAGAAAAAGGAGCTATAGCTAGGAGGTATCCTAAATATACAATTAGGGTCCTTGTATCAAGGGAAGATGCACTTTTGAATAAGCAAAAAGAAGCCTTTCACAAACTTTTTAAGGGATCACTTTTAAATATTTGTAAAACGTTTTTACAAAATGAAGAAGTTACAAAAGAAGAAATAGAAGAGATGAAAAAATTAATAGCAAGCTTTGACGAAGAGGAAGAAGACCAAGAGGAAAAAAAGGATGACACTAAGTCTAACTAG